In Nasonia vitripennis strain AsymCx chromosome 2, Nvit_psr_1.1, whole genome shotgun sequence, a genomic segment contains:
- the LOC100122131 gene encoding zinc finger SWIM domain-containing protein 8 isoform X2, producing the protein MVSASGFREQYNVAVTFDRRRITSCNCTCSSAAYWCSHVVAVCLHRIHMPTQVCLRAPVSESLSRLQREQLQKFAQYLISELPQQILPTAQRLLDELLSATPSAINTYCGAPDPTAGASANDQTSWYLDEKTLHDNIKKILIKFCVPAPIVFSDVNYLSTTAPPAAAEWSSLLRPLRGREPEGMWNLLSIVREMFKRTDRNAIPLLEIITEECMACEQILVWWFNTKVALLNGNGHGGGKHGNMNSNAHASQHACSSLCDEIVVLWRLAALNPGLSPSEREMLHGQFTAWHMKIIDKLTKIRGTTVSQNSHNRNNGGGQKDSLKTDLELFIGFKPALEACYLDWEEYTLPGITYTASSNPMYHCPFTCFRHTGDARNEVNQVNSSSAVLNCQPPTSHHHSRRHPSLGLVEFSFMDRRRLNPRDFPGLCSRAGGGGNDGNRSSDSSEGFCENDGDIADMPELPVVLVRRGINQMNNCCDTDSQEGGGSESSSNSNVSLKNAQGSDQLRSNASSETHSDTSDSSLQKPSTVAAATAIASTSEAANKSNSSISSSGSVAGSSSSAVAGSSSSHLKAPTAAEYREAVNAGAAVASSVVVVGVPPTAAAAPVANGTTAKKTGERQQQESDQEKDPSRRPSKDESSSSSSDSPSGDEYNVYYYDAKAAVNNAASKDPKAEANGSAAANISTILGNLKKTEDPWDILFARAEGLYAHGHTREACILGVKLAEELLANPPDLMIEVPPIPVKGRKKKQQVNPASHQLTCSASATLAKCGFLCTVLTENPEYYNLAFRVGLFGLEMARPPASTKPLEVKLAHQESELVNLLKRIPLGPEELAMVRQRAKQLRDGVLRSRGHALLPIMLASFIFDALNTPRMKLPTDVDENLGFDAAVAALGLKANVSEADHPLLCEGTRRQRGELAITLLVHYKDEPKKVARIMDKLLDRDVHQLIKSPIVSSYYSSNPPTKSQLSGLRREKTCLSPLTGPEASGANECMVGVNSRPHSSTSAELETGMSALSVQPQPAQQSVPNRTKENNSSRHRYKSKRASIAKPSIPNQPSEAGAHFMCELAKTVLTKAGGNSSTSLFTQASTSQNHHGPHRALHMCAFQLGLYALGLHNCVSSNWLSRTYSSHVSWITGQAMEIGAPAIWFLIDSWEGHLTPPEAVSIADKSSRGSDPSMVRAAAELALSCLPHAHALNPNEIQRAILQCKEQSDVMLEKACITVENTAKGGGVYPEVLFQVAKYWYELYLRHTPGGEQQDEMPHESLQLDANGTLMVEPGPSVDMTTGQLMPGQAQAVVVTSAQPPPQPYAHPAITTLAPLEVGMPYTVSPYSFVHPHHPFPHQPFAGPMPPHRVALPPQPPNMQMYHAYPPHPGHPVQHPQLPQHPHHPPQSQPPAVPQFYPQPTVTTVNVHPPPGTQHMFTMQQPVPVNVQAGLPSGPMPGQNGLPGPALMQPQPIMSTVRTQPQFYYLNSQQVHRQNQSFTPQQFRALVAAYRVGMLALETLARRVHDDRPQAKYARNPPYGEDVKWLLRVSKRLGTQYLHQLCVTVVNGIVSPFVLHDVALEAAFYLSRNNPTLVIQHLRSALLAPLVHKCQQMYIQCMHQKLYHLSTPDYEDFASIVRAARAAFHITPEGHTQFKEWLQSIKRSQSCNKDLWMQINAALQQTGK; encoded by the exons ATGGTCTCGGCGAGTGGCTTCCGCGAGCAGTACAACGTTGCGGTGACATTCGACCGGCGACGGATCACGTCCTGCAACTGCACCTGCTCCTCGGCTGCCTACTGGTGCTCTCACGTCGTCGCGGTTTGCCTCCACAGGATACACATG CCCACGCAAGTGTGCCTGCGAGCGCCGGTATCGGAATCCTTGTCCCGCCTGCAGCGTGAGCAGCTCCAGAAGTTCGCCCAGTACCTCATCAGCGAGTTGCCGCAGCAAATTTTGCCGACGGCTCAGAGACTCCTGGACGAGCTTCTCTCGGCGACGCCGAGCGCGATTAATACCTACTGCGGGGCGCCCGACCCCACAGCCGGCGCTTCGGCCAACGATCAGACCTCCTGGTACCTCGACGAGAAGACGCTGCATGACAATATCAAGAAGATACTCATCAAGTTCTGCGTTCCTGCGCCCATAGTTTTCAG TGATGTAAACTACTTGAGCACGACGGCACCTCCAGCAGCCGCAGAATGGTCGTCCCTTCTGCGCCCGCTGCGAGGCCGCGAGCCCGAGGGCATGTGGAATCTGCTGAGCATCGTTCGCGAGATGTTCAAGCGCACCGATCGCAACGCCATTCCCCTCTTGGAGATCATCACCGAGGAGTGCATGGCTTGCGAGCAAATTCTCGTCTGGTGGTTCAACACCAAGGTCGCCCTGCTCAACGGCAACGGCCACGGTGGTGGCAAGCACGGCAATATGAACAGCAACGCCCATGCGTCGCAGCACGCCTGCTCCTCGCTCTGCGACGAGATCGTCGTTCTCTGGAGGCTGGCCGCTTTGAATCCCGGACTGTCGCCGTCCGAGCGCGAGATGCTGCATGGACAGTTCACTGCTTGGCATATGAAGATCATAGATAAG CTGACGAAGATTCGAGGTACGACGGTGTCGCAGAACTCGCACAACCGCAACAACGGCGGAGGACAGAAGGACTCTTTGAAAACTGATCTCGAACTCTTTATCGGGTTCAAGCCAGCGCTGGAGGCCTGCTACTTGGACTGGGAGGAGTACACGCTCCCTGGCATAACTTACACGGCTAGCAGCAACCCCATGTACCACTGTCCCTTCACGTGCTTTAGGCATACCGGAGACGCTAGGAATGAAGTGAACCAG GTCAACTCGAGCTCCGCAGTGCTGAATTGCCAGCCGCCGACGTCTCATCACCACAGCCGCAGGCATCCCAGTCTTGGCTTAGTAGAATTTAGCTTTATGGACCGCAGAAGACTGAATCCTCGAGACTTCCCGGGACTGTGCTCACGAGCAGGTGGCGGCGGTAACGACGGCAATCGCAGCAGCGACAGCAGCGAGGGCTTCTGCGAGAACGACGGCGATATCGCTGATATGCCCGAATTACCCGTTGTGTTGGTTAGGCGAGGCATTAACCAGATGAATAACTGCTGCGACACCGACTCACAGGAAGGTGGTGGCAGTGAGTCCTCGTCGAACAGCAACGTGAGTCTGAAGAACGCCCAGGGTTCGGATCAACTGCGCTCGAATGCCTCTTCGGAAACCCACAGCGACACGAGCGACAGCAGTCTGCAGAAGCCGTCAACGGTGGCAGCTGCAACGGCTATAGCGTCCACGTCAGAAGCTGCAAACAAGAGCAACAGCAGCATCAGTAGCAGTGGTTCCGTAGCGGGGTCCTCGAGTTCTGCCGTCGCGGGCAGCAGCTCCTCGCATTTGAAGGCCCCGACCGCGGCCGAGTACCGCGAAGCTGTAAACGCCGGTGCCGCAGTCGCCTCGTCGGTCGTCGTGGTTGGTGTTCCACCGACGGCTGCAGCTGCGCCTGTTGCCAATGGTACGACAGCGAAGAAGACTGGCGAGCGACAACAGCAGGAATCCGACCAAGAGAAGGATCCATCCAGGAGGCCGTCCAAGGACGAGAGCTCGTCGTCGAGCAGCGACAGTCCGTCCGGTGACGAGTACAACGTGTATTATTACGACGCCAAGGCTGCGGTCAATAATGCCGCGAGCAAGGATCCGAAAGCCGAGGCGAACGGCTCGGCAGCTGCTAATATCAGCACTATTTTAG GTAATCTTAAGAAGACTGAAGACCCATGGGACATTCTCTTTGCAAGAGCAGAGGGGCTCTACGCTCACGGGCACACGCGCGAGGCTTGCATCCTCGGCGTAAAATTGGCCGAAGAGTTGCTGGCGAACCCACCGGATCTCATGATTGAAGTGCCTCCTATACCTGTGAAagggaggaagaagaag CAACAAGTGAATCCAGCTTCTCATCAGCTAACGTGTTCAGCATCGGCAACACTAGCGAAATGCGGTTTTCTTTGTACAGTTCTAACCGAAAACCCAGAATACTATAATTTGGCCTTTAGAGTTGGCCTGTTCGGATTAGAGATGGCTAGACCACCTGCGAGTACGAAACCACTAGAG gtGAAATTGGCACATCAGGAGAGCGAACTCGTAAATTTGCTCAAACGTATACCCTTAGGACCAGAGGAATTAGCTATGGTCAGACAGAGAGCCAAGCAACTGAGAGATGGAGTACTGCGCTCCAGAGGTCACGCCTTGCTGCCAATCATGTTGGCGAGCTTCATCTTCGACGCACTGAATACGCCAA GAATGAAACTGCCCACAGACGTAGACGAGAACTTGGGCTTCGATGCAGCCGTCGCAGCTCTTGGACTAAAGGCGAACGTCAGCGAGGCGGACCATCCGCTGCTTTGCGAAGGAACTCGGCGTCAAAG GGGAGAACTTGCTATTACTCTTCTGGTTCACTACAAGGATGAACCGAAGAAGGTAGCGAGAATAATGGACAAACTCTTGGACCGTGACGTGCACCAGCTTATCAAGTCACCAATAGTGAGCAGCTACTATAGTTCGAACCCTCCAACGAAGAGCCAGCTGTCAGGTCTGCGAAGGGAGAAGACGTGTTTGTCGCCGCTGACAGGACCAGAAGCTTCTGGTGCAAACGAATGCATGGTAGGCGTCAACAGTCGACCTCACAGCAGTACCAGCGCCGAACTGGAGACGGGCATGAGTGCTCTGAGTGTCCAGCCTCAACCGGCTCAACAGTCCGTGCCCAACAGGACTAAAGAGAACAA TTCATCCCGTCACAGGTACAAGAGCAAACGCGCCTCCATCGCCAAGCCTTCGATTCCGAACCAGCCATCCGAGGCAGGTGCCCACTTTATGTGCGAGCTCGCCAAAACAGTACTCACCAAGGCTGGCGGTAACAGTTCCACATCTCTCTTTACTCAAGCCTCCACGAGTCAAAACCATCACGGGCCACATCGTGCTTTGCATATGTGCGCCTTCCAGCTTGGTCTTTACGCTCTTGGACTGCATAACTGCGTTAGTTCGAACTGGCTGAGCCGAACTTACTCGAGCCATGTCAGTTGGATCACTGGTCAAGCTATGGAGATCGGAGCACCGGctatttggtttttgattgaCAGTTGGGAGGGCCACCTCACACCTCCCGAGGCTGTTAGCATTGCTGATAAGAGTTCCAGAGGCAGTGACCCGAGTATGGTCAGAGCCGCTGCAGAATTGGCACTGTCATGTCTGCCTCACGCTCACGCACTCAATCCGAATGAGATTCAGAGAGCAATATTACAG TGTAAAGAACAAAGCGATGTCATGCTCGAGAAAGCCTGCATCACCGTCGAAAACACGGCCAAAGGAGGCGGTGTTTACCCAGAGGTCTTGTTCCAAGTTGCGAAGTATTGGTACGAGCTCTACTTGAGGCATACTCCAGGCGGAGAGCAGCAAGACGAAATGCCTCACGAGTCGCTGCAGTTGGACGCGAACGGAACTCTCATGGTCGAACCTGGTCCTTCGGTCGACATGACAACTGGTCAATTGATGCCTGGTCAAGCGCAGGCGGTCGTCGTGACGAGCGCTCAGCCACCGCCCCAACCCTACGCGCATCCAGCCATTACGACCCTGGCTCCCCTGG AAGTTGGCATGCCGTATACCGTCAGCCCTTACAGTTTTGTGCATCCGCACCACCCGTTCCCCCACCAGCCGTTCGCTGGTCCCATGCCACCGCATCGCGTGGCTCTGCCGCCCCAGCCGCCTAACATGCAGATGTACCACGCGTACCCACCACACCCGGGTCACCCGGTGCAGCATCCTCAGCTGCCTCAGCATCCACATCACCCACCTCAATCGCAGCCGCCGGCTGTACCGCAATTCTATCCACAGCCGACCGTGACTACGGTCAATGTGCATCCACCGCCCGGTACTCAACATATGTTTACCATGCAGCAACCCGTGCCAGTAAAC GTGCAAGCTGGATTGCCTTCAGGGCCAATGCCAGGTCAAAACGGTTTGCCCGGCCCAGCTCTGATGCAACCGCAGCCGATCATGTCAACCGTCCGCACTCAGCCACAA ttCTATTATCTAAATTCACAGCAGGTACATCGACAGAATCAGTCGTTCACGCCGCAGCAGTTCCGGGCACTTGTGGCTGCATACCGGGTCGGTATGCTGGCTCTCGAGACTCTGGCGCGCCGCGTTCACGATGATCGGCCCCAGGCGAAGTACGCGCGTAATCCACCATACGGCGAGGATGTCAAATGGTTGTTGCGCGTATCTAAGCGCTTGGGAACGCAATACCTTCACCAGCTTTGCGTCACCGTTGTCAACGGCATCGTCAGTCCGTTCGTGTTGCACGATGTCGCCCTAGAGGCGGCCTTTTACCTTTCTAGGAACAATCCCACTCTCGTTATCCAGCATCTCAGATCCGCGCTCTTGGCTCCGCTTGTGCACAAGTGTCAACAGAT GTATATTCAGTGCATGCACCAGAAGCTATATCACCTGAGTACACCGGACTACGAAGACTTTGCTAGCATTGTACGTGCAGCGAGGGCAGCTTTTCACATCACACCGGAGGGGCATACACAGTTTAAAGAATGGCTCCAATCTATAAAAAG GTCGCAGTCGTGCAACAAGGACCTTTGGATGCAGATCAACGCTGCACTCCAGCAAACCGGTAAATGA
- the LOC100122131 gene encoding zinc finger SWIM domain-containing protein 8 isoform X5 — translation MVSASGFREQYNVAVTFDRRRITSCNCTCSSAAYWCSHVVAVCLHRIHMPTQVCLRAPVSESLSRLQREQLQKFAQYLISELPQQILPTAQRLLDELLSATPSAINTYCGAPDPTAGASANDQTSWYLDEKTLHDNIKKILIKFCVPAPIVFSDVNYLSTTAPPAAAEWSSLLRPLRGREPEGMWNLLSIVREMFKRTDRNAIPLLEIITEECMACEQILVWWFNTKVALLNGNGHGGGKHGNMNSNAHASQHACSSLCDEIVVLWRLAALNPGLSPSEREMLHGQFTAWHMKIIDKLTKIRGTTVSQNSHNRNNGGGQKDSLKTDLELFIGFKPALEACYLDWEEYTLPGITYTASSNPMYHCPFTCFRHTGDARNEVNQVNSSSAVLNCQPPTSHHHSRRHPSLGLVEFSFMDRRRLNPRDFPGLCSRAGGGGNDGNRSSDSSEGFCENDGDIADMPELPVVLVRRGINQMNNCCDTDSQEGGGSESSSNSNVSLKNAQGSDQLRSNASSETHSDTSDSSLQKPSTVAAATAIASTSEAANKSNSSISSSGSVAGSSSSAVAGSSSSHLKAPTAAEYREAVNAGAAVASSVVVVGVPPTAAAAPVANGTTAKKTGERQQQESDQEKDPSRRPSKDESSSSSSDSPSGDEYNVYYYDAKAAVNNAASKDPKAEANGSAAANISTILGNLKKTEDPWDILFARAEGLYAHGHTREACILGVKLAEELLANPPDLMIEVPPIPVKGRKKKQQVNPASHQLTCSASATLAKCGFLCTVLTENPEYYNLAFRVGLFGLEMARPPASTKPLEVKLAHQESELVNLLKRIPLGPEELAMVRQRAKQLRDGVLRSRGHALLPIMLASFIFDALNTPRMKLPTDVDENLGFDAAVAALGLKANVSEADHPLLCEGTRRQRGELAITLLVHYKDEPKKVARIMDKLLDRDVHQLIKSPIVSSYYSSNPPTKSQLSGLRREKTCLSPLTGPEASGANECMVGVNSRPHSSTSAELETGMSALSVQPQPAQQSVPNRTKENNSSRHRYKSKRASIAKPSIPNQPSEAGAHFMCELAKTVLTKAGGNSSTSLFTQASTSQNHHGPHRALHMCAFQLGLYALGLHNCVSSNWLSRTYSSHVSWITGQAMEIGAPAIWFLIDSWEGHLTPPEAVSIADKSSRGSDPSMVRAAAELALSCLPHAHALNPNEIQRAILQCKEQSDVMLEKACITVENTAKGGGVYPEVLFQVAKYWYELYLRHTPGGEQQDEMPHESLQLDANGTLMVEPGPSVDMTTGQLMPGQAQAVVVTSAQPPPQPYAHPAITTLAPLEVGMPYTVSPYSFVHPHHPFPHQPFAGPMPPHRVALPPQPPNMQMYHAYPPHPGHPVQHPQLPQHPHHPPQSQPPAVPQFYPQPTVTTVNVHPPPGTQHMFTMQQPVPVNVQAGLPSGPMPGQNGLPGPALMQPQPIMSTVRTQPQQVHRQNQSFTPQQFRALVAAYRVGMLALETLARRVHDDRPQAKYARNPPYGEDVKWLLRVSKRLGTQYLHQLCVTVVNGIVSPFVLHDVALEAAFYLSRNNPTLVIQHLRSALLAPLVHKCQQMYIQCMHQKLYHLSTPDYEDFASIVRAARAAFHITPEGHTQFKEWLQSIKRSQSCNKDLWMQINAALQQTGK, via the exons ATGGTCTCGGCGAGTGGCTTCCGCGAGCAGTACAACGTTGCGGTGACATTCGACCGGCGACGGATCACGTCCTGCAACTGCACCTGCTCCTCGGCTGCCTACTGGTGCTCTCACGTCGTCGCGGTTTGCCTCCACAGGATACACATG CCCACGCAAGTGTGCCTGCGAGCGCCGGTATCGGAATCCTTGTCCCGCCTGCAGCGTGAGCAGCTCCAGAAGTTCGCCCAGTACCTCATCAGCGAGTTGCCGCAGCAAATTTTGCCGACGGCTCAGAGACTCCTGGACGAGCTTCTCTCGGCGACGCCGAGCGCGATTAATACCTACTGCGGGGCGCCCGACCCCACAGCCGGCGCTTCGGCCAACGATCAGACCTCCTGGTACCTCGACGAGAAGACGCTGCATGACAATATCAAGAAGATACTCATCAAGTTCTGCGTTCCTGCGCCCATAGTTTTCAG TGATGTAAACTACTTGAGCACGACGGCACCTCCAGCAGCCGCAGAATGGTCGTCCCTTCTGCGCCCGCTGCGAGGCCGCGAGCCCGAGGGCATGTGGAATCTGCTGAGCATCGTTCGCGAGATGTTCAAGCGCACCGATCGCAACGCCATTCCCCTCTTGGAGATCATCACCGAGGAGTGCATGGCTTGCGAGCAAATTCTCGTCTGGTGGTTCAACACCAAGGTCGCCCTGCTCAACGGCAACGGCCACGGTGGTGGCAAGCACGGCAATATGAACAGCAACGCCCATGCGTCGCAGCACGCCTGCTCCTCGCTCTGCGACGAGATCGTCGTTCTCTGGAGGCTGGCCGCTTTGAATCCCGGACTGTCGCCGTCCGAGCGCGAGATGCTGCATGGACAGTTCACTGCTTGGCATATGAAGATCATAGATAAG CTGACGAAGATTCGAGGTACGACGGTGTCGCAGAACTCGCACAACCGCAACAACGGCGGAGGACAGAAGGACTCTTTGAAAACTGATCTCGAACTCTTTATCGGGTTCAAGCCAGCGCTGGAGGCCTGCTACTTGGACTGGGAGGAGTACACGCTCCCTGGCATAACTTACACGGCTAGCAGCAACCCCATGTACCACTGTCCCTTCACGTGCTTTAGGCATACCGGAGACGCTAGGAATGAAGTGAACCAG GTCAACTCGAGCTCCGCAGTGCTGAATTGCCAGCCGCCGACGTCTCATCACCACAGCCGCAGGCATCCCAGTCTTGGCTTAGTAGAATTTAGCTTTATGGACCGCAGAAGACTGAATCCTCGAGACTTCCCGGGACTGTGCTCACGAGCAGGTGGCGGCGGTAACGACGGCAATCGCAGCAGCGACAGCAGCGAGGGCTTCTGCGAGAACGACGGCGATATCGCTGATATGCCCGAATTACCCGTTGTGTTGGTTAGGCGAGGCATTAACCAGATGAATAACTGCTGCGACACCGACTCACAGGAAGGTGGTGGCAGTGAGTCCTCGTCGAACAGCAACGTGAGTCTGAAGAACGCCCAGGGTTCGGATCAACTGCGCTCGAATGCCTCTTCGGAAACCCACAGCGACACGAGCGACAGCAGTCTGCAGAAGCCGTCAACGGTGGCAGCTGCAACGGCTATAGCGTCCACGTCAGAAGCTGCAAACAAGAGCAACAGCAGCATCAGTAGCAGTGGTTCCGTAGCGGGGTCCTCGAGTTCTGCCGTCGCGGGCAGCAGCTCCTCGCATTTGAAGGCCCCGACCGCGGCCGAGTACCGCGAAGCTGTAAACGCCGGTGCCGCAGTCGCCTCGTCGGTCGTCGTGGTTGGTGTTCCACCGACGGCTGCAGCTGCGCCTGTTGCCAATGGTACGACAGCGAAGAAGACTGGCGAGCGACAACAGCAGGAATCCGACCAAGAGAAGGATCCATCCAGGAGGCCGTCCAAGGACGAGAGCTCGTCGTCGAGCAGCGACAGTCCGTCCGGTGACGAGTACAACGTGTATTATTACGACGCCAAGGCTGCGGTCAATAATGCCGCGAGCAAGGATCCGAAAGCCGAGGCGAACGGCTCGGCAGCTGCTAATATCAGCACTATTTTAG GTAATCTTAAGAAGACTGAAGACCCATGGGACATTCTCTTTGCAAGAGCAGAGGGGCTCTACGCTCACGGGCACACGCGCGAGGCTTGCATCCTCGGCGTAAAATTGGCCGAAGAGTTGCTGGCGAACCCACCGGATCTCATGATTGAAGTGCCTCCTATACCTGTGAAagggaggaagaagaag CAACAAGTGAATCCAGCTTCTCATCAGCTAACGTGTTCAGCATCGGCAACACTAGCGAAATGCGGTTTTCTTTGTACAGTTCTAACCGAAAACCCAGAATACTATAATTTGGCCTTTAGAGTTGGCCTGTTCGGATTAGAGATGGCTAGACCACCTGCGAGTACGAAACCACTAGAG gtGAAATTGGCACATCAGGAGAGCGAACTCGTAAATTTGCTCAAACGTATACCCTTAGGACCAGAGGAATTAGCTATGGTCAGACAGAGAGCCAAGCAACTGAGAGATGGAGTACTGCGCTCCAGAGGTCACGCCTTGCTGCCAATCATGTTGGCGAGCTTCATCTTCGACGCACTGAATACGCCAA GAATGAAACTGCCCACAGACGTAGACGAGAACTTGGGCTTCGATGCAGCCGTCGCAGCTCTTGGACTAAAGGCGAACGTCAGCGAGGCGGACCATCCGCTGCTTTGCGAAGGAACTCGGCGTCAAAG GGGAGAACTTGCTATTACTCTTCTGGTTCACTACAAGGATGAACCGAAGAAGGTAGCGAGAATAATGGACAAACTCTTGGACCGTGACGTGCACCAGCTTATCAAGTCACCAATAGTGAGCAGCTACTATAGTTCGAACCCTCCAACGAAGAGCCAGCTGTCAGGTCTGCGAAGGGAGAAGACGTGTTTGTCGCCGCTGACAGGACCAGAAGCTTCTGGTGCAAACGAATGCATGGTAGGCGTCAACAGTCGACCTCACAGCAGTACCAGCGCCGAACTGGAGACGGGCATGAGTGCTCTGAGTGTCCAGCCTCAACCGGCTCAACAGTCCGTGCCCAACAGGACTAAAGAGAACAA TTCATCCCGTCACAGGTACAAGAGCAAACGCGCCTCCATCGCCAAGCCTTCGATTCCGAACCAGCCATCCGAGGCAGGTGCCCACTTTATGTGCGAGCTCGCCAAAACAGTACTCACCAAGGCTGGCGGTAACAGTTCCACATCTCTCTTTACTCAAGCCTCCACGAGTCAAAACCATCACGGGCCACATCGTGCTTTGCATATGTGCGCCTTCCAGCTTGGTCTTTACGCTCTTGGACTGCATAACTGCGTTAGTTCGAACTGGCTGAGCCGAACTTACTCGAGCCATGTCAGTTGGATCACTGGTCAAGCTATGGAGATCGGAGCACCGGctatttggtttttgattgaCAGTTGGGAGGGCCACCTCACACCTCCCGAGGCTGTTAGCATTGCTGATAAGAGTTCCAGAGGCAGTGACCCGAGTATGGTCAGAGCCGCTGCAGAATTGGCACTGTCATGTCTGCCTCACGCTCACGCACTCAATCCGAATGAGATTCAGAGAGCAATATTACAG TGTAAAGAACAAAGCGATGTCATGCTCGAGAAAGCCTGCATCACCGTCGAAAACACGGCCAAAGGAGGCGGTGTTTACCCAGAGGTCTTGTTCCAAGTTGCGAAGTATTGGTACGAGCTCTACTTGAGGCATACTCCAGGCGGAGAGCAGCAAGACGAAATGCCTCACGAGTCGCTGCAGTTGGACGCGAACGGAACTCTCATGGTCGAACCTGGTCCTTCGGTCGACATGACAACTGGTCAATTGATGCCTGGTCAAGCGCAGGCGGTCGTCGTGACGAGCGCTCAGCCACCGCCCCAACCCTACGCGCATCCAGCCATTACGACCCTGGCTCCCCTGG AAGTTGGCATGCCGTATACCGTCAGCCCTTACAGTTTTGTGCATCCGCACCACCCGTTCCCCCACCAGCCGTTCGCTGGTCCCATGCCACCGCATCGCGTGGCTCTGCCGCCCCAGCCGCCTAACATGCAGATGTACCACGCGTACCCACCACACCCGGGTCACCCGGTGCAGCATCCTCAGCTGCCTCAGCATCCACATCACCCACCTCAATCGCAGCCGCCGGCTGTACCGCAATTCTATCCACAGCCGACCGTGACTACGGTCAATGTGCATCCACCGCCCGGTACTCAACATATGTTTACCATGCAGCAACCCGTGCCAGTAAAC GTGCAAGCTGGATTGCCTTCAGGGCCAATGCCAGGTCAAAACGGTTTGCCCGGCCCAGCTCTGATGCAACCGCAGCCGATCATGTCAACCGTCCGCACTCAGCCACAA CAGGTACATCGACAGAATCAGTCGTTCACGCCGCAGCAGTTCCGGGCACTTGTGGCTGCATACCGGGTCGGTATGCTGGCTCTCGAGACTCTGGCGCGCCGCGTTCACGATGATCGGCCCCAGGCGAAGTACGCGCGTAATCCACCATACGGCGAGGATGTCAAATGGTTGTTGCGCGTATCTAAGCGCTTGGGAACGCAATACCTTCACCAGCTTTGCGTCACCGTTGTCAACGGCATCGTCAGTCCGTTCGTGTTGCACGATGTCGCCCTAGAGGCGGCCTTTTACCTTTCTAGGAACAATCCCACTCTCGTTATCCAGCATCTCAGATCCGCGCTCTTGGCTCCGCTTGTGCACAAGTGTCAACAGAT GTATATTCAGTGCATGCACCAGAAGCTATATCACCTGAGTACACCGGACTACGAAGACTTTGCTAGCATTGTACGTGCAGCGAGGGCAGCTTTTCACATCACACCGGAGGGGCATACACAGTTTAAAGAATGGCTCCAATCTATAAAAAG GTCGCAGTCGTGCAACAAGGACCTTTGGATGCAGATCAACGCTGCACTCCAGCAAACCGGTAAATGA